The following proteins are encoded in a genomic region of Drosophila miranda strain MSH22 chromosome 4, D.miranda_PacBio2.1, whole genome shotgun sequence:
- the LOC108163107 gene encoding pollen-specific leucine-rich repeat extensin-like protein 2, producing the protein MQTKQLLLWIALTVLLHWAEAQEDNIHELSVNAATEQTPEMEAGTTLSEPKELKSSEMQEQNDKNSTASESEDDKPKESSMGTADMPSSGEHLDLGPQSEADKQPESSMGSADMPSSGEQLDLGRQSEADKEEPPAEKPPMDTEDIPTKEEEKDPDEPSKGTLDIPFAGEQTEPPMGEPEIPAHPKPVESEHTGTSTETENTDKDKPATETEALPHPPAEDYQDDAPHEEPTEPAPATTQPTPATTKPPPTSALPVPLFPSISCFSCSNCKEKPKNRTKCASTPGKRNGCLTFVKNEEKLVLRGCISELAESGHNYCKSNAKGCEMCYENDCNAKEVTLSNAAAAPLLGSALIWGICIVRCLVTM; encoded by the exons ATGCAGACGAAGCAACTTCTCCTCTGGATCGCACTGACGGTCCTCTTGCATTGGGCCGAGGCTCAGGAGGATAATATCCATGAACTTAGCGTGAACGCAGCTACAGAACAGACGCCTGAAATGGAGGCAGGGACTACGTTGTCGGAACCAAAAGAACTGAAGTCATCTGAAATGCAGGAACAGAATGATAAAAACTCAACAGCAAGCGAAAGCGAAGATGACAAGCCAAAGGAATCTTCAATGGGTACAGCAGACATGCCTTCATCGGGGGAACATTTAGATCTGGGTCCACAATCAGAAGCGGATAAACAGCCGGAATCGTCCATGGGTTCTGCAGATATGCCATCATCAGGCGAACAGTTAGATCTGGGTCGCCAATCAGAAGCGGATAAGGAAGAGCCACCAGCTGAGAAACCGCCAATGGATACAGAGGACATTCCTACTAAAGAGGAAGAAAAAGATCCGGATGAACCTTCAAAGGGAACATTGGATATTCCTTTTGCAGGGGAACAAACAGAACCGCCAATGGGAGAACCAGAAATTCCTGCCCATCCGAAACCCGTAGAATCAGAGCACACAGGAACATCAACCGAAACTGAAAACACCGATAAGGATAAGCCAGCAACAGAAACGGAAGCACTTCCGCACCCTCCTGCTGAAGATTACCAAGACGATGCACCGCATGAGGAACCAACAGAGCCCGCTCCGGCAACCACCCAACCTACACCTGCGACCACTAAACCCCCCCCAACCTCAGCTCTACCCGTACCACTATTTCCATCAATAAGTTGCTTCAGCTGCAGCAACTGCAAGGAGAAGCCCAAGAATCGAACAAAGTGCGCATCGACTCCGGGAAAACGTAATGGGTGCCTAACTTTCGTCAAGA ATGAGGAAAAGCTTGTGCTGCGTGGCTGCATCTCCGAACTGGCGGAGAGTGGCCACAACTACTGCAAATCGAATGCGAAAGGCTGTGAAATGTGCTACGAGAACGACTGTAATGCCAAGGAGGTGACGCTGTCGAATGCGGCAGCTGCTCCTCTGCTGGGCAGTGCCCTTATCTGGGGAATTTGTATAGTCAGGTGTCTGGTGACGATGTAG
- the LOC108163105 gene encoding proprotein convertase subtilisin/kexin type 5 codes for MGSHTLFTALIVAALALSQLDSCLAIQCYNCTSSDGENCLKNPASFSTVDCTTDCFTSAEPGNITRGCLSGDANCSGFNCNSCNTDKCNTNLVCQQCLGLAECGSSNVTDSKYNVVCGSTDQVCVNQVNENQTVTRQCGSACATDAKPDTCSSCNTALCNEGMYPTTRLQCYSCTDETCNTPAITSLTACALVSAQCYMTGTSATTMQRGCTSDAGAKCQVGSTDTSCVICNTTSCNNLAYERDAGTCIECTNCATEQNTTIAKSCGTLTYNQEDLGCYTLNNGTVTRGCLTAEQEACTTENSCKKCSEANCNVAAEAVEFQCAMCSTRTDGKCQTGVDAPLTACTSNNCFYGYWNGAGIRGCFDQASELMQYQCVNEKSHECVQCKTSLCNKVPFSGADTLKKLSVGLLVGLVLALRYTL; via the exons ATGGGTAGTCATACACTTTTCACCGCTCTGATAGTGGCCGCCCTCGCTCTCAGCCAGCTGGACAGCTGTCTGGCCATAC AGTGCTATAACTGCACATCAAGTGATGGTGAAAATTGCCTCAAAAATCCCGCAAGTTTTTCTACCGTGGACTGCACAACTGATTGTTTTACTTCTGCAG AGCCTGGAAACATAACTCGCGGCTGCCTTTCCGGTGACGCCAACTGCAGTGGTTTCAATTGCAATAGTTGCAACACCGACAAGTGCAACACGAACCTCGTTTGCCAGCAATGCCTGGGCCTGGCCGAGTGCGGTTCATCGAATGTGACAGACTCCAAATACAATGTGGTCTGCGGATCGACGGATCAGGTCTGTGTAAATCAGGTGAACGAAAACCAGACGGTGACGCGCCAGTGCGGCTCTGCCTGTGCCACCGATGCCAAGCCGGACACCTGTTCATCCTGCAATACGGCCCTCTGCAACGAGGGCATGTACCCAACGACACGCCTCCAGTGCTACAGCTGCACAGACGAGACCTGTAACACACCTGCCATCACCTCGCTGACTGCCTGTGCACTTGTCAGCGCTCAGTGCTACATGACCGGAACGAGCGCCACTACCATGCAACGTGGCTGCACCTCGGATGCAGGGGCCAAGTGCCAGGTGGGCAGCACGGATACGAGCTGCGTCATTTGCAACACGACGAGCTGCAACAATCTGGCCTACGAACGGGATGCCGGTACCTGCATCGAGTGCACCAATTGTGCCACGGAACAGAATACTACCATTGCCAAATCCTGTGGCACACTCACCTACAACCAGGAGGATCTCGGCTGCTACACCTTAAACAATGGCACTGTGACGCGTGGTTGTCTCACCGCCGAGCAGGAAGCCTGCACCACGGAGAACAGCTGCAAAAAATGTTCGGAGGCGAACTGCAATGTGGCTGCCGAGGCCGTTGAGTTCCAGTGTGCGATGTGCAGCACTCGCACCGATGGCAAGTGCCAGACCGGCGTTGATGCTCCTTTGACAGCTTGCACCTCCAACAATTGCTTCTACGGATATTGGA ATGGAGCCGGTATACGCGGCTGCTTCGATCAGGCCAGCGAACTGATGCAGTACCAATGTGTTAACGAGAAGAGCCACGAATGCGTGCAGTGCAAGACGTCCCTTTGCAATAAGGTGCCCTTCTCCGGAGCAGACACCCTCAAAAAGCTGAGTGTGGGTCTCCTTGTGGGGCTCGTTCTGGCCCTTCGATACACCCTGTAA
- the LOC108163106 gene encoding uncharacterized protein YBL113C: MRSLTVTFLLLAFCASSTLGKENVLECYECIGSQCDDLNFVKVVSCSADDAPTDTTTEDEPSTGPTTAAPIASTPDGSTASTPDGSDGSTAGGSTDSTTDSSTNPVTDSTSNETTDSSTNETTDSSTNETTDASTNESTDSSTNETTDSSTNETTDSSTNESTDSSTNESTDSSTNQSTDFSTNESTDSSTNTATDSSTNSETESTNSESTDSSSDSPTDSSSDSTSDSLTGSTTDSSTDSSTGSSIDPSTDSSTDSSIDSSTDSSTDSSTGSSTDSSTDSSTDFSTDSTTDSASRSKSLAAMATDVLLQNYRTISRARRDTDGTIKLTACYSIMMGEVKHLGCVRVLNGLSGCEAVRKQVGLPSNSSGDNCELCFEDRCNGSTSLRASLGMLLLLLVVGAKNFF; this comes from the exons ATGCGTTCGCTCACTGTTACCTTCCTACTACTGGCGTTCTGCGCCTCATCCACTCTTGGGAAAG AAAATGTCCTGGAATGTTACGAGTGCATCGGCAGCCAGTGCGACGATCTGAACTTTGTGAAGGTGGTTAGCTGTAGTGCGGATGATGCGCCAACCGATACGACAACAGAG GATGAACCTTCAACCGGTCCTACAACGGCAGCTCCGATAGCTTCTACACCTGATGGATCTACAGCTTCTACACCTGATGGATCGGACGGTTCTACAGCTGGTGGATCGACCGATTCTACCACGGACTCTTCCACCAATCCTGTGACTGATTCTACATCGAATGAAACTACCGATTCTTCAACTAATGAAACTACCGATTCTTCAACTAATGAAACTACCGATGCTTCAACTAATGAATCTACCGATTCTTCAACTAATGAAACTACCGATTCTTCTACTAATGAAACTACCGATTCTTCAACTAATGAATCTACCGATTCTTCAACTAATGAATCTACCGATTCTTCAACTAATCAATCTACCGATTTTTCAACTAATGAATCTACCGATTCATCAACCAATACTGCAACTGATTCTTCTACCAATTCTGAAACTGAATCAACCAATTCTGAATCTACCGATTCATCATCAGATTCTCCAACTGATTCTTCAAGCGATTCCACAAGCGATTCCTTAACCGGTTCCACAACCGATTCGTCAACCGATTCGTCAACCGGTTCCTCAATCGATCCTTCAACAGATTCCTCAACCGATTCCTCAATCGATTCTTCAACAGATTCCTCAACCGATTCCTCAACCGGTTCCTCAACCGATTCTTCAACAGATTCCTCAACCGATTTCTCAACTGATTCCACTACCGATTCTGCAAGTCGTAGCAAATCGTTGGCTGCTATGGCCACAGATGTTTTGCTCCAGAACTATCGCACCATTTCCCGTGCTCGAAGGGACACGGATGGTACTATTAAGTTGACTGCCTGCTACAGTATTATGATGGGTGAAG TGAAACATCTCGGCTGTGTTCGGGTTTTGAATGGTCTGAGTGGATGTGAGGCGGTACGAAAACAAGTCGGTCTTCCGAGTAATTCCAGCGGCGATAATTGCGAGCTCTGCTTTGAAGATCGATGCAACGGCAGCACCAGTCTACGTGCCTCTCTGGGCATGTTGCTCTTACTCCTGGTGGTGGGTGCGAAGAACTTCTTCTAG
- the LOC108164126 gene encoding cell wall protein DAN4: MPSKSHIFLASSLLLLLALPAINADLMCYVCDDCANLQKDTPLLACNDDFFNQGGSTEASTVTTTTTTEASTTTTQESTTVESTTPMETSSQSTTVETSPATTEASTTTVVTTTTELITESTASTEAPAPTPPTAGPVETTTGWPTPPAEDLLALAARNTTRLVAVETESTTPSMAIRQRRSVVDTEYTFHCYSVQAKVNGTLITDRGCSRVGTYEAVCEQLQRQNNGTELSNCDPCSMNACNGSSTLQASLLGSLMLAIVAAALHRN; encoded by the exons ATGCCCAGCAAAAGTCACATCTTTTTGGCCAGCTCTCTGCTGTTGCTACTCGCGTTGCCAG CCATTAATGCCGATCTCATGTGCTATGTTTGCGATGATTGTGCTAATCTGCAAAAGGACACACCACTACTGGCCTGCAATGATGACTTTTTCAATCAGGGCGGCAGCACTGAAGCCTCCACAGtgaccaccaccaccacaacGGAGGCGAGCACCACCACGACACAAGAAAGTACGACTGTGGAGAGTACGACACCGATGGAGACGAGCTCCCAGAGTACTACCGTAGAGACCAGTCCCGCCACCACTGAAGCATCAACCACCACAGTGGTGACTACGACCACGGAACTGATCACAGAGAGCACTGCGAGCACAGAGGCGCCTGCACCGACGCCACCGACAGCTGGACCGGTCGAGACCACTACTGGATGGCCAACGCCGCCCGCCGAGGATCTGTTGGCTCTGGCGGCCAGGAACACCACACGTCTGGTGGCCGTGGAGACCGAGAGCACCACACCATCGATGGCCATCAGACAGCGACGATCGGTGGTCGATACGGAGTACACCTTCCATTGCTACTCCGTTCAGGCTAAGG TCAATGGCACCCTGATCACAGATCGCGGTTGCTCCCGCGTCGGCACCTATGAGGCTGTCTGCGAGCAGCTGCAGCGCCAGAACAACGGGACGGAGCTGTCCAACTGCGACCCCTGCAGCATGAATGCCTGCAACGGCAGCTCCACGCTCCAGGCATCGCTCCTGGGATCTCTTATGCTGGCCATCGTAGCGGCTGCACTGCATCGCAACTAG
- the LOC108163548 gene encoding dirigent protein 10, protein MQSLLFLLSLLLLALVFSGSGVSALRCYTCQDCDETAKLSEMEVCSASPTSANGDGMLMASISSQSPSVSPSSPAASPAASPAASPGAIPGTGLSKPPAAPAAAANNGSEEEDEDYDSDESAPNAALSPIGIGAAAAGNGVGGGVPGAAVGAGGGAAVGTGVGGGAAAGGAAGGAAIGTGTGVRPGAAASIDSEGDEDEDEDEDEDSDDRRRRRTVRQVSDIAVCYTARLQRNDTVITNRGCTMARSGNQTAACDALFDNWSVVGCQLCEENGCNQPIDVTMGSMYASGSRSTSAQWTISALTLLAILVA, encoded by the exons ATGCAAtcgttgttgttcttgttgtcgTTGCTGCTTCTGGCGTTGGTTTTCAGTGGATCAGGTGTTTCAG CTCTGCGTTGCTATACCTGTCAGGACTGCGATGAGACGGCCAAGCTGAGCGAGATGGAGGTGTGTAGTGCCTCGCCCACGTCTGCGAATGGTGATGGAATGCTCATGGCTTCCATTTCCAGCCAGAGCCCCAGTGTGAGTCCATCCAGTCCTGCTGCTAGTCCGGCTGCCAGTCCTGCTGCTAGTCCTGGTGCTATTCCAGGGACAGGTTTGTCCAAGCCCccagctgctcctgctgctgctgcgaataATGGTAGCGAGGAAGAGGATGAGGACTATGACAGCGATGAGTCAGCTCCAAATGCGGCACTGTCCCCCATAGGCATAGGAGCAGCTGCTGCAGGAAATGGAGTTGGTGGAGGAGTACCCGGAGCAGCAGTGGGAGCAGGAGGGGGAGCAGCAGTTGGTACaggagtgggaggaggagcagctgcaGGTGGTGCTGCAGGTGGTGCTGCAATCGGAACCGGAACCGGAGTTCGGCCCGGAGCTGCTGCCTCTATTGACAGCGAAGGCGAcgaggacgaagacgaggacgaggatgaGGACAGCGATGATCGACGCAGGCGTAGAACCGTCAGACAGGTGTCTGACATTGCCGTGTGCTACACAGCCAGGCTCCAAC GTAACGATACCGTGATCACTAATCGGGGCTGCACCATGGCCAGGTCGGGCAATCAGACCGCCGCCTGTGATGCGCTCTTCGACAACTGGAGCGTGGTGGGGTGTCAGCTGTGCGAGGAGAATGGCTGCAATCAACCCATTGACGTAACCATGGGATCGATGTATGCATCTGGCTCAAGGTCGACGTCAGCCCAATGGACAATCTCAGCACTGACGCTACTGGCGATTCTTGTGGCCTAA
- the LOC108163549 gene encoding uncharacterized protein LOC108163549, translated as MSYKESAILWLLALHCCISYGAAIQCFVCDSSDNPSCADLGSNSSIVPETCTLDKMKSLDTWLFDLNKFSYFDNGANKNPLMNCQKVVARDPDTRKIVTARFCQLDTGDSDACEILRSKLRITNAGDSSRDQGRRERDQQQRRKGQQGYGYGQESSDNDEESEEDTFFCDICRSDRCNGAAAVTLTLGSVAAILLVNLMPGLIHC; from the exons ATGAGCTATAAAGAGTCGGCTATTTTGTGGCTGTTGGCCCTGCATTGCTGCATATCGTATG GCGCAGCCATACAGTGCTTTGTGTGCGATTCGAGCGACAATCCCAGTTGTGCCGATCTGGGTTCCAATTCGAGCATAGTGCCGGAG ACCTGCACTTTGGACAAAATGAAGTCACTGGACACCTGGCTGTTTGATCTGAACAAGTTCTCCTACTTCGATAATGGGGCCAACAAGAATCCGCTAATGAATTGCCAAAAAGTTGTGGCCAGAGATC CTGACACCAGAAAGATCGTTACGGCTCGCTTTTGCCAGCTGGACACTGGAGACTCGGATGCCTGTGAGATTCTACGAAGCAAGCTGCGTATCACCAATGCGGGCGACAGCAGTCGGGATCAGGGCCGGCGGGAGCGGGACCAACAGCAGCGTCGCAAGGGCCAGCagggctatggctatggccaGGAATCGTCCGATAATGACGAGGAATCGGAGGAGGATACCTTCTTCTGTGACATTTGCAGATCGGATCGGTGCAACGGGGCAGCGGCAGTGACGTTGACTTTGGGTTCGGTGGCGGCAATCCTTTTGGTAAACCTAATGCCAGGGCTAATACACTGTTGA